In Candidatus Uhrbacteria bacterium CG10_big_fil_rev_8_21_14_0_10_50_16, the genomic window CTCACGTAAGGGAAACATTATTCGTTTTGAGGAGTTGCGTGATTTATTGCGCGACGCGGCGCTCAAAGAAACTCGTGAGAGACACAATGAGTGGTCTGAGAAGCAGGTGCGCAACACGGCATCGGCTATTGGTTATGCCGCGATGATCTATGCAATGGCTAAGCAGGACCCAAACAAGGAGATTGTCTTTTCTATCGACGAGGCGGTCGCATTTGAAGGCGTGTCTGGTCCATACTTGCTCTACACGGCCTCACGTATTCAAAGTCTGATGAAAAAAGCGGGCGTGAAACCCGCGTTTGATGCGGCCGTGATTGATTCTCCTGAGGCTGAGGACGTGGTGGATCATTTGGCGCGTTTCCCGATTGTTTTGCGCGAAAGTGCAACGTATTTGGCGCTGGCGGATGTTCCGCAGTTTGCGTTTGATTTGGCTCAAAGCTTTTCTCGTTACTACGCATCGACGCGCATTTTGGATCCAGAGAATAATGTATCCACAGCCGGTAGGCTTGCTCTTTGTGAGGCGGTCTTGATAACGTTGACCAATACGTTGGCGATTATGCACATAACGCCTGTAGATCACATGTAGGTTGGAGGGGTATTTACACAAAACAATCATGAATATGAAAGGAAAAAGCGTCGGAGGGGAAACGATTATTGCAGAAGGTGTAAAAGTAGAGGGAGATTTTACCAGTAATGGAGACGTGACAATCGAGGGAATGGTACACGGAAACGTTTCGGCATCTGGGAACGTGATTGTGGGCGTGACGGCGGTGATTGACGCAGATCTCACAGCCAATAATTTGATGTTGTCAGGGAGAATTAAGGGAAATGTGCACGTGCAAGAAAAGGCAGAGCTAGCATCCTCTTCTGTGTTGGAAGGTGATTTAACAACGCATGTTCTAAGCGTGGCAGCGGGCGCAACGATCAACGGGAAAATCCTGATGCCAAACGGCGCGTCCGTGGCCGTTGAGGAAGACGGTGAATAAAGGGAATGTATTGCTACATTTACGATGCAGAAGTGCAGGATCGAAAATACGAACGCGAATTGATCGCCATTGAACATCGTATTACGGACCTGGGGTTGCAAGGAAAGATTGTTCGCCTTGCCTTGTTTAGAGACCCTGATGAGCAAATTCGCAAAGAGGTAGCGGCAGGTGCTAAAACTGTTGTGGTGATTGGAAACGATCAAACGGTGCATCGCGTGCTAACGACGATTGTAGATGCAGGGGCGACGCTCGCCATTATTCCGGTAGGAGAACCAAATGTGCTCGCCAGAATTTTAGGAGTTCCAAAAGGTGTTCAAGCCTGTGATACGCTCTCTCAACGTATTATTGAGTCACTCGATGTCGGTAATATCAACGGTCAACGGTTTTTAACAGGTGTGCGATTTCCAAAAGCTATTACGCGAGTTCGATACGGAAAGGCCTATGATCTTGTGTCTAATAAGACAGGCCAATTAGAGATTTTAAATCTGTCTGTGGAGGCACCGTCTGGTGAGGCCGACATTGCCAATCCGATAGATGGAAAATTACAGGTGACGATTACAACACAAAAACGCAAAGGGTTTCGGTCTATTCCGGCGGTTACGACCATCCCGTTTGAGGCATTTGAAGTGCTGTACGATACGTCTGTAAAAGCGGTGGCCGATGGGGTTGAGATAGAAGGGGATCGATTTAACGTCACTACGGAGCAAGGGGCATTGAACGTGGTTGTTTCTCGCGAGCGGATGTTTTAAAAGATCTTGGCGGTCCAGGGTCTTTTTTTTGTTTCACCTTCAAACACATGTATTTTGAGAATTGTGCTCGGTGCATTGCTTTAAATGATCCGCAAGGAGTCGTCGACATACTGGTACATTGCCTAAACATGCGAGAGATTGGGTCGACGCCCAACACGGATTATTTATAAGCAACACATCTCGCTCCTGTATTGTCTGAATCCTTCGCTGACACGGTCTCTAACGTGGTATTCCATGCGAAGTGGGAATTTATCTACTCCTGTGGATAAAAGGGACAGGCACCTTTATCCGCAGGTCCTGTTCTCTCCAACGCGCACACCAACAAAAACCTCCCAGACAAGCTGAGAGTTTTTTGCTGGTGCGCGCTGGGGGATTCGCCTTCACCTCTCATGTTCTTCCGAAAATTCGGGTTCAGGTCCGGGCCTCGCCGTTGCGCTTCTCACCATTGTCAGCGCAACATGGCTCCGGCCGTTCGAATCCGTCGAACAGGACGCAGGTCCTGTTCTCTCCAACGCGCACACCAACAAAAACCTCCCAGACAAGCTGAGAGTTTTTTGCTGGTGCGCGCTGGGGGATTCGAACCCTCGACCCCCTCGGTGTAAACGAGGTGCTCTAACCAACTGAGCTAAGCGCGCAAGTGAATTGCGGAGCAAACGTACCATACTCGGTTTGGCTGGTCAAGATCGTTGACAGGCAAGACAAGACCTGGCATACTCTCATCGCCTGCGGACGTGGCGGAATCGGTAGACGCGCCAGCTTGAGGGGCTGGTCTCTTTCGGGAGATGGAGGTTCAAGTCCTCTCGTCCGCACCAAAAAAAAATCTCAGCTTGCTGGGATTTTTTTTATAAGGACGATGAGGACTTGGACCCAGGGGATGGTAAGGGGAAACCCTTCCCCTTACTTGGTGGGGGTGACTGAGCATAGCGAAGACAAGAGGGGCGGAAGCCCCTATTGAGAGGAGCAAGGCGACGACGTGAAATGTCCTCTCGTCCGCACCATCTTGTGTGATTCCTGACCGGATTCACAGGGGTTCAATGAAAACCGAGTCGTGTACTCGGTTTTTGTGTTCACGGATTTAAAGAGGAAATCGTGCTATACTCTCCGTACTATGGCTTGGATATTACGCATTCTTTTGGGCGGCGCTGTGTCTGCATTGGGGTATTTTGCTATTTGGAAAGCGGAGGATGTTGTGGGATGGATTGGTGGTGAATCGTATTGGGCCGAGCAAAATTTTGGCGTGTGGGGTGGAACAAAGGGGCTGATTAAAATCGTCGGCATTGTGATTATGTTTGTAGGATTTGGGATTATGGTGCAGCTCCATACGGAAATCCTCTCATTTATTACGGGTCTTGTGATTCCGGCAACACGAAAATAATATGCAGGGTGCAATGCAACAACGTTTCTATTCGCCAATGACCGTTGCGCGTGCCGGGAATATTCGATCCGGACACACGGTTGTTGATTTTCTGGCAGGGCATCAGGGAACCATGACCTTTCCGGCGGCCTCCCTTGCGGGGTCTCGGGGAATTGTTTATGCGGTTGATTTACGTCCAACAGCCCTGCAGGCTATTAAAGGACGCTGTGAATTGGGTCATGCGGGCAACATTGAGGTCGTGCATGGTCACCTGGAACGTGTGGGTGGCGTGCCTCTTACGGATCAGATTGCTGATACTGTTTTTTTGGTAGATGCCCTTTCTTTATTGGAAAATCGACTAGAAGTTGTACGAGAAGCCATTCGTCTGCTAAAATCCGGTGGCATTTTAATGGTGGTCGATTGGCACCCCTTTGGTGACGCACGTCAGGGGCCCGATGTAGGCCGCCGATTAAGTGAGCAGGAGGCACGATCACTATGCTTGGTAAACGCTCTCCAGTACGAAGGGACGTTTGACGCGGGCGATTATCATTATGGATTTACCTGTCGAAGAATCTAGAGAACTATGGATGTCTACTCATTTGCTTGGTGGTTTGGAACAATACCTCTCTATAACGCAACAACGCTGCGTATCTACTTTATTGTTTTTCTTTCGTTAATTATTGTTGGATCGCTTGTGCGGATGGTGAGTAGGCGACAACTGCAAGATCGTTTTCAGGTGGAGATTGCTAAGAAGTTTGCATCGATGCTCGTGGTAATGGGAATCGTTGGTCTTTGGTATTGGTTTGTGGCAGGTCAGCAAATTCCTTTTCTTTCGGCACGGTTTTGGCTTCCGTTGATCGTGGTTGCAATACTCGTGTGGATTCTGGCGATTGTTCGCTATGTACGCAAAGACGTTCCGGCGGCACGCGCGCAGGTCCACAGTACAAAAGATGACAAAAAGTATTTTGAACCGAAGCATAAAAAATGAGACGGGAGGTTGGACAACGAGGTGAATTAATGGCGGCACGGTATCTCAAAAAAATGGGGTACCGTGTTTTGCAAACCAACGTTCGTTTAGCGGGCTGTGAGATTGATATTGTGGCAAAACAGGGCAAGGAGATTGTGTTTGTAGAGGTAAAAACGCGGCAATCCAATGTGGCAGGGTACCCGGAGGATTCGGTGACGCCGCAAAAGGTGCATCATATTGAGAGGGCGGCGCTGGCGTGGTTGTTGGAGAATGGCGAGCAACCCTGGCGCGTGGATGTGATTGCAGTGACTATGGGGGGAGAAAGCGAGGAAATTAAGCATTTTGTAGGTATTTAGCAAATGCCGCAATGAGGGTTTTGCAATCAAGAGATTCCGCGCTCTAACAAGCATTTATCATCTAGTAATGTAGGAGCGAAGGGTTGTGTTTAGAAAAAGTGACAATCGGATAGAGACGTACAAGACTTACTCCTGACCAGCTGTCTTCTGAGTGCGAAGGCACGAAGACGTGTCTCTACCTCCGAGTCACTTTTTTAAACATAACCCGAGCAACCCTTGACATAAAAGCCTTATTCTGCTATATTTTGGCGTTGTTCTTTACAAGAGATGACACGGGCGGGTGGTTCTTAGAGAGAACTGTTGCCCGGAGGAGAGAGATCATGAAGGTGTTTTTGTTGGCGTTCCTACTGCTGCCCTCGATGGCGACGGCCGCCGAGGATTCTTCCACCTCGTCGACGGTCGAGATCACCACCCCGGGAAACCCCCGGGGCGTTCTGGCGGACGCCTCCGGGCCCGCCAAGCCTAGCCTGCCCGGCTCCACCGAGCCGACCCCCACGGCTCATTCCGCCCCTCCGGTGGTGATCGAGTTTCGCCAGGTCGACGATGGGTCGACCATCCAGGTCGTCGACGACGCGAGCGGAATGCTTGCGGCGGCCTACGACCGGATCGAACTTTTGGAGGGCGCCCTTGAGGCGCGTGACCAGCAGGTCGAGAGCCTGCGCGAGGAGCTCACCGCCGCTCGACTCTCCGACAAGGAGACCGGGAACACGGCGGTTCTGGGTCGCGAGATGCTCCTGGACAAGATCCGGGAGCTCACGGCAGCCCTCGCCGAGGCCCTCAAGACTTCGGAGGCCAAGGTCGCCGCCGCCCCCTCCACCGGGCTGACCCCCACGGTCGCCCCGGAGCCGGCTCCCACCCCCAACACGAGCGCAGCGGAGGACATCCTCCGCCGCCTTGAGGAAGGAGATAGGAAGCTCAAGGCCGCAGGCCACTGAGCACGAGGGATGGGGAACTTATTCTCACACGTCTAAGGACCACATCCCGCCTGTGTCATCTCTGTAAAACAACACAATCAACTCCTACGGGAGTTTTTTGTTTTAAAAAAAGAGACCGCTCACAGAGAGTGAACGGCGTATGGGAAGGGTGTGGAGTCAGCTGAGTTGTGGCACAAACCCCGTGGGAACGCCCAGGTAGGCGTGATGGACACTGCCATGCATCACCTGGATTTCCGGCGCTTGATTCCTTCCTAGAATCATGAGCGTGGCCGGTTGCGACTTCAGAAGAGAGTTGTCGTTCCCTCCACAGATCATTCCCAGATCACCAAGCCTTGGCAACTGCGTTGGATGCGCAAGGAGCATGGCACCCACGCAAATGATGTCCAGAGGAAACTCGTCGGGTGCGCAGACCATCTTTGCACGCTGCGCAGAAGCGCCGGCAAACCGCTTTCCAAATTGGGCGGGGATGACCCAAATGCCACCGGCCTGTTGCTCTGCGATGTGCGCGAGACACTCCGCCGTGCGGTAGCTAATGGCAACGTCCAGCAGGACCCGGTTCGTACGCTTGTACCCAAAGGCGCAGAGAGCGCCAACCACGCGTCGCATACCGCGTAGGTAGCGTTCGGGTGCGTTGCCACGCGGACCTCCTGTGAGTCCGGCCAGACTGGGCACTGCAAACCATCCTTCGGCGCCTTCCGGCAGGGGTGCGCGACAGGTGCGTTCTACGTTGCTCATGGCAGGCTCCGGGCTTATGCCCAGACGTTCTGACAGGAGTGTGATCTGCACTCGAATTGGCTGAGGACCCGTGTAGAGACGGGGGTACCCTGCTTGTGACTGCACTGTCTCAAACGCGTACTGACTATCCATTGGGCGACAGGTATTTGCCCACGACATACTGCCTCCTATTCTCCTACATGTGTAAGGGAACAGCTTTAGCTTTTCACAATGGGGTACAGCCGTCAATGGTGTTTTGAAATACGAGTTTACGAGTATTCTCAAAACGACTGTGTTTAAAGATGAGTGTATTCGACGAAGGAGTCCAGGCAATGTAGGAAGCGAGGGATTGTGTTTACAGAAAGGGACAATCGGATAGAGACGTACAAGGCTTACTCCTGGCTAGCTGTCTTCTGAGTGCGAATGCACGCAGAGTGGCGTGGCCTGCCGAGTCACTTATTTTTGCACCACTCCGAGCGACCTCTTGACAACACGAATGAATTCCCTTAGTATAGCGATGTAGATGACTCGGCCGCGGCCGGGCTCATTTTTTAGACAATCTTAACCAAAACAATTTTATGGCTTCACCTATTGAACAAGCCATTCGACAAATCGTCGAAGAAAAAGGACTCTCCTATGAGAGTGTGATGGAAACAATCGAGGCAGCCCTTTCGGCGGCTTTCAGAAAAGACTTTGGTCACAAATTACAAAACATCGAAGCGCAATTTAACACGGAAGATGGAAGCGTGAAGGTTTGGGATGTCAAAACAGTTGTGGAAGATCAGGAGGTCCCAGAGCTCGTGGAGGAACCCGAGGTACCAGAGGGACGCCGCGAACCACGCGAGGTGGTAGAGGAAGTGGACGCAGATGCTGAGCCAAAGTTCAATCCAAAAACGGAGGTCATGATAACGGTTGCGCAGCAAAAAAATCCCGATGCACAAATTGGAGATGTGATTCGAGAACCGTTGGAGGTCCCTGGTGAATTTGGTCGCATGGCCGCCATGACCGCCAAGCAGGTGATTACGCAGAAGCTCCGAGAAGCCGAGCGCGAGGTACTCTACAACGAGTATAAAGATCAAGAAGGTGAGGTGTTGATTGGGACCGTACAGCGTCGTGAAGGACGTGTGATTTTGGTCGACATTGGTCGTGGGACCGCGGTGATGCGCCCAGACGATCAAATCCCCGGAGAGCGATACAACTCGGGTGAGCGCATCAAAGTCTTCTTGCGATCCGTAGATCTTGGAGTGCGTGGACCAGAAATTTTGGTATCGCGTACGGCGCCAGAACTTGTGTTGGAATTATTTAAAGTGGAAATCCCCGAGATTGCCGATGGAACCGTGAAGATTGAATCTATTGCTCGTGAGGCCGGGTCTCGTTCCAAGGTAGCTGTGTCATGTGAGGATGAAGGTGTGGATCCAATTGGTGCCTGCATTGGACAACGTGGCGCACGTATCCAGACCATTATCGCGGAACTTGGAAACGAGAAAGTAGACATTATTGAATTTGATACCGATCCCGGTGTGTTTGTCATGAATGCGCTCGCACCCGCAAAAGTTTCTGGTGTGACCTTGGATGAGTCCGAGAAAATGGCAACGGTGACGGTTGCAGCGGATCAATTGTCCTTGGCGATTGGTCGTGGAGGTCAAAACGTTCGCCTTGCTGCACGACTAACGGATTGGCGCATTAACGTTGCCGAGGAAGGTGGAGAGGTAAAGGGATCGAGTGAGGGAGCGGTGCGTACGCCGATCGCGGTTGTCAAACCTGCCGTTGTGGAAGCCGACGCGGAGGGAGCCTCCGAGGAAGTTGTGGATGCAGAAGCTGTTGAGGAAATAGAACAAGCAACCCTAACGGAAAGCCTGGATGAGCTTGCAGAAGCTGCGGATGATAACGACGATACAGCGGACCTAGAGGATGAATCAGACGACGAGGCCGAGGAGGCACAGGCGGGACTTGAGGCGGACGAGCTTCCAACGGTAGAGATGGAAGAGTCAGACGAAGCGCACGAGGAGATTACCGAGTAGTATGGGAAATCTTTTCTTTCTCATTCTTACACAACCGATATATAACGCACTCGTCTTTTTGTACGAGATGATTCCGGGGCAGGATCTTGGTGTCGCTATTGTTGTTCTTACTGTGTTGATTAAGTTGATTTTGTGGCCGTTTACAGGCAAATCACTTTCGTCGCAAAAGGCGATGCAGGAGTTACAGCCCAAAGTGGAAGAGGTAAAAGAGCAGTACAAGGACGACAAAGAGGGCCAGGCAAAGGCACTTATGGAGCTCTATAAAGAGGAAAAGGTGAACCCGTTTTCTTCTTGCTTGCCCATGGTGATTCAGCTGCCGGTGTTGCTAGCACTCTACAGTGTGTTGCGACAGTCTATTACAAATCCAGAATTTATTTCTAATTTGTATGCGTTTGTTCCTGCACCTGAGGTGATTAACAGTACGTTGTTTGGTTTTATGGATCTGCATGCACGTAGCATCCCACTCGCGATTTTGGCGGGTGCGGTGCAGTATGTGCAAGCACGTCAGTTGCAGGTTAATCGACCACCAAAAGAGCTGGCAAAGAAGCCAGGCGCAAAGGATGAGTCTATGACGGCTGCCATGAGCAAATCAATGCTCTACACCATGCCACTGGTGACGATTGTCTTTGGTGCATCATTGCCGGGTGGTGTGACGCTGTACTGGTTAACATCA contains:
- a CDS encoding YraN family protein, producing the protein MRREVGQRGELMAARYLKKMGYRVLQTNVRLAGCEIDIVAKQGKEIVFVEVKTRQSNVAGYPEDSVTPQKVHHIERAALAWLLENGEQPWRVDVIAVTMGGESEEIKHFVGI
- the nusA gene encoding transcription termination/antitermination protein NusA (modifies transcription through interactions with RNA polymerase affecting elongation, readthrough, termination, and antitermination) yields the protein MASPIEQAIRQIVEEKGLSYESVMETIEAALSAAFRKDFGHKLQNIEAQFNTEDGSVKVWDVKTVVEDQEVPELVEEPEVPEGRREPREVVEEVDADAEPKFNPKTEVMITVAQQKNPDAQIGDVIREPLEVPGEFGRMAAMTAKQVITQKLREAEREVLYNEYKDQEGEVLIGTVQRREGRVILVDIGRGTAVMRPDDQIPGERYNSGERIKVFLRSVDLGVRGPEILVSRTAPELVLELFKVEIPEIADGTVKIESIAREAGSRSKVAVSCEDEGVDPIGACIGQRGARIQTIIAELGNEKVDIIEFDTDPGVFVMNALAPAKVSGVTLDESEKMATVTVAADQLSLAIGRGGQNVRLAARLTDWRINVAEEGGEVKGSSEGAVRTPIAVVKPAVVEADAEGASEEVVDAEAVEEIEQATLTESLDELAEAADDNDDTADLEDESDDEAEEAQAGLEADELPTVEMEESDEAHEEITE